In Papio anubis isolate 15944 chromosome 20, Panubis1.0, whole genome shotgun sequence, a single window of DNA contains:
- the LOC101021960 gene encoding zinc finger protein 700 isoform X4 encodes MDPVAFEDVAVNFTQEEWTLLDISQKNLFREVMLETFRNLTSIGKKWKDQNIEYEYKIPRRSFRSLIEEKVNEIKEDSHCGETFTQVPDDRLNFQEKQTSPEVKSCDSFVCGEVGIGNSSFNMNIRGDIGHKAYEYQEYGPKPYKCQQPKNKKTFRYRPYIRTQERDRTGEKPYACKECGKTFIFHSSIRRHMVMHKGDGPYKCKFCGKAFHCFSLCLIHERTHAGEKPYECKQCGKSFSYSATLQIHERTHTGEKPYECSKCDKAFHSSSSYHRHERSHIGEKPYQCKECGKAFAYTSSVRRHEKTHSGKKTYECKQYGEALSYLTSFQTHRMNSGERPYKCKICEKGFYSAKSFQRHEKTHTGEKRYKCNQCGKAFNLSSSFRYHERIHTGEKPYECKECGKAFRSASQLRVHGGTHTGEKPYECKECGKAFRSTSHLRVHGRTHTGEKPYECKECGKAFRYVKYLQIHERTEKHIRMPSGEKTL; translated from the exons ATG GACCCAGTGGCCTTTGAGGATGTGGCTGTGAACTTCACCCAGGAAGAGTGGACTTTGCTGGATATTTCCCAGAAGAATCTCTTCAGGGAAGTGATGCTGGAAACTTTCAGGAACCTGACCTCTATAG gaaaaaagtGGAAAGACCAGAACATTGAATATGAGTACAAAATCCCCAGAAGAAGCTTCAG GAGTCTCATAGAAGAGAAAGTcaatgaaattaaagaagacagtCATTGTGGAGAAACTTTTACCCAGGTTCCAGATGACAGGCTGAACTTCCAGGAGAAACAAACTTCTCCTGAAGTAAAATCATGTGACAGCTTTGTGTGTGGTGAAGTTGGCATAGGTAACTCATCTTTTAATATGAACATCAGAGGTGACATTGGACACAAGGCATATGAGTATCAGGAATATGGACCAAAGCCATATAAGTGTCAACAACCTAAGAATAAGAAAACCTTCAGGTATCGACCCTACATTAGAACACAAGAAAGGGATcgcactggagagaaaccctatgcttgtaaagaatgtggaaaaacctTTATTTTCCATTCAAGCATTCGAAGACACATGGTAATGCACAAAGGGGATGGaccttataaatgtaaattttgtggGAAAGCCTTCCATTGTTTCAGTTTATGTCTTATCCATGAAAGAACACAtgctggagagaaaccatatgaatgtaaacaatgtggtaAATCCTTTAGTTATTCTGCTACCCTTCAAATACATGAAAGAACTCACACTGGGgagaagccctatgaatgtaGCAAATGTGATAAAGCATTTCATAGTTCCAGTTCCTATCATAGACATGAAAGGAGTCACATAGGGGAGAAGCCTTATCAATGCAAAGAATGTGGAAAAGCATTCGCGTATACCAGTTCTGTTCGTAGACATGAAAAGACCCACTCTGGGAAAAAGACGTATGAATGTAAGCAATATGGGGAAGCCTTATCCTATCTTACAAGTTTTCAAACACACAGAATGAACTCTGGAGAAAGACCTTATAAATGTAAGATATGTGAGAAAGGCTTTTATTCTGCCAAGTCAtttcaaagacatgaaaaaactcacactggagagaaacgcTATAAATGCAACCAATGTGGTAAAGCTTTCAATCTTTCCAGTTCCTTTCGATATCATGAAAggattcacactggagagaaaccctatgagtgtaaggagtgtgggaaagccttcagatcTGCCTCACAGCTTCGAGTGCACGGTgggactcacactggagagaaaccctatgaatgtaaggaatgtgggaaagccttcagatcTACCTCACACCTTCGAGTGCATGGTAGgactcatactggagagaaaccctatgaatgtaaggaatgtgggaaagccttcagatATGTGAAGTACCTTCAAATTCATGAAAGGACAGAAAAACACATAAGAATGCCCTCTGGAGAAAAGACCTTATAA
- the LOC101021960 gene encoding zinc finger protein 700 isoform X2 yields the protein MIPVLWIVSTVKTEISQKTRKGHPNKVVSSCPTGRWSPECSCDPVAFEDVAVNFTQEEWTLLDISQKNLFREVMLETFRNLTSIGKKWKDQNIEYEYKIPRRSFRSLIEEKVNEIKEDSHCGETFTQVPDDRLNFQEKQTSPEVKSCDSFVCGEVGIGNSSFNMNIRGDIGHKAYEYQEYGPKPYKCQQPKNKKTFRYRPYIRTQERDRTGEKPYACKECGKTFIFHSSIRRHMVMHKGDGPYKCKFCGKAFHCFSLCLIHERTHAGEKPYECKQCGKSFSYSATLQIHERTHTGEKPYECSKCDKAFHSSSSYHRHERSHIGEKPYQCKECGKAFAYTSSVRRHEKTHSGKKTYECKQYGEALSYLTSFQTHRMNSGERPYKCKICEKGFYSAKSFQRHEKTHTGEKRYKCNQCGKAFNLSSSFRYHERIHTGEKPYECKECGKAFRSASQLRVHGGTHTGEKPYECKECGKAFRSTSHLRVHGRTHTGEKPYECKECGKAFRYVKYLQIHERTEKHIRMPSGEKTL from the exons ATGATTCCTGTCCTCTGGATTGTCTCAACTGTGAAGACAGAAATATCCCAAAAGACAAGGAAAGGCCACCCCAACAAGGTTGTATCTAGCTGTCCCACAGGGAGGTGGTCACCAGAATGCAGCTGT GACCCAGTGGCCTTTGAGGATGTGGCTGTGAACTTCACCCAGGAAGAGTGGACTTTGCTGGATATTTCCCAGAAGAATCTCTTCAGGGAAGTGATGCTGGAAACTTTCAGGAACCTGACCTCTATAG gaaaaaagtGGAAAGACCAGAACATTGAATATGAGTACAAAATCCCCAGAAGAAGCTTCAG GAGTCTCATAGAAGAGAAAGTcaatgaaattaaagaagacagtCATTGTGGAGAAACTTTTACCCAGGTTCCAGATGACAGGCTGAACTTCCAGGAGAAACAAACTTCTCCTGAAGTAAAATCATGTGACAGCTTTGTGTGTGGTGAAGTTGGCATAGGTAACTCATCTTTTAATATGAACATCAGAGGTGACATTGGACACAAGGCATATGAGTATCAGGAATATGGACCAAAGCCATATAAGTGTCAACAACCTAAGAATAAGAAAACCTTCAGGTATCGACCCTACATTAGAACACAAGAAAGGGATcgcactggagagaaaccctatgcttgtaaagaatgtggaaaaacctTTATTTTCCATTCAAGCATTCGAAGACACATGGTAATGCACAAAGGGGATGGaccttataaatgtaaattttgtggGAAAGCCTTCCATTGTTTCAGTTTATGTCTTATCCATGAAAGAACACAtgctggagagaaaccatatgaatgtaaacaatgtggtaAATCCTTTAGTTATTCTGCTACCCTTCAAATACATGAAAGAACTCACACTGGGgagaagccctatgaatgtaGCAAATGTGATAAAGCATTTCATAGTTCCAGTTCCTATCATAGACATGAAAGGAGTCACATAGGGGAGAAGCCTTATCAATGCAAAGAATGTGGAAAAGCATTCGCGTATACCAGTTCTGTTCGTAGACATGAAAAGACCCACTCTGGGAAAAAGACGTATGAATGTAAGCAATATGGGGAAGCCTTATCCTATCTTACAAGTTTTCAAACACACAGAATGAACTCTGGAGAAAGACCTTATAAATGTAAGATATGTGAGAAAGGCTTTTATTCTGCCAAGTCAtttcaaagacatgaaaaaactcacactggagagaaacgcTATAAATGCAACCAATGTGGTAAAGCTTTCAATCTTTCCAGTTCCTTTCGATATCATGAAAggattcacactggagagaaaccctatgagtgtaaggagtgtgggaaagccttcagatcTGCCTCACAGCTTCGAGTGCACGGTgggactcacactggagagaaaccctatgaatgtaaggaatgtgggaaagccttcagatcTACCTCACACCTTCGAGTGCATGGTAGgactcatactggagagaaaccctatgaatgtaaggaatgtgggaaagccttcagatATGTGAAGTACCTTCAAATTCATGAAAGGACAGAAAAACACATAAGAATGCCCTCTGGAGAAAAGACCTTATAA
- the LOC101021960 gene encoding zinc finger protein 700 isoform X1: MIPVLWIVSTVKTEISQKTRKGHPNKVVSSCPTGRWSPECSCMFQDPVAFEDVAVNFTQEEWTLLDISQKNLFREVMLETFRNLTSIGKKWKDQNIEYEYKIPRRSFRSLIEEKVNEIKEDSHCGETFTQVPDDRLNFQEKQTSPEVKSCDSFVCGEVGIGNSSFNMNIRGDIGHKAYEYQEYGPKPYKCQQPKNKKTFRYRPYIRTQERDRTGEKPYACKECGKTFIFHSSIRRHMVMHKGDGPYKCKFCGKAFHCFSLCLIHERTHAGEKPYECKQCGKSFSYSATLQIHERTHTGEKPYECSKCDKAFHSSSSYHRHERSHIGEKPYQCKECGKAFAYTSSVRRHEKTHSGKKTYECKQYGEALSYLTSFQTHRMNSGERPYKCKICEKGFYSAKSFQRHEKTHTGEKRYKCNQCGKAFNLSSSFRYHERIHTGEKPYECKECGKAFRSASQLRVHGGTHTGEKPYECKECGKAFRSTSHLRVHGRTHTGEKPYECKECGKAFRYVKYLQIHERTEKHIRMPSGEKTL; the protein is encoded by the exons ATGATTCCTGTCCTCTGGATTGTCTCAACTGTGAAGACAGAAATATCCCAAAAGACAAGGAAAGGCCACCCCAACAAGGTTGTATCTAGCTGTCCCACAGGGAGGTGGTCACCAGAATGCAGCTGT ATGTTTCAGGACCCAGTGGCCTTTGAGGATGTGGCTGTGAACTTCACCCAGGAAGAGTGGACTTTGCTGGATATTTCCCAGAAGAATCTCTTCAGGGAAGTGATGCTGGAAACTTTCAGGAACCTGACCTCTATAG gaaaaaagtGGAAAGACCAGAACATTGAATATGAGTACAAAATCCCCAGAAGAAGCTTCAG GAGTCTCATAGAAGAGAAAGTcaatgaaattaaagaagacagtCATTGTGGAGAAACTTTTACCCAGGTTCCAGATGACAGGCTGAACTTCCAGGAGAAACAAACTTCTCCTGAAGTAAAATCATGTGACAGCTTTGTGTGTGGTGAAGTTGGCATAGGTAACTCATCTTTTAATATGAACATCAGAGGTGACATTGGACACAAGGCATATGAGTATCAGGAATATGGACCAAAGCCATATAAGTGTCAACAACCTAAGAATAAGAAAACCTTCAGGTATCGACCCTACATTAGAACACAAGAAAGGGATcgcactggagagaaaccctatgcttgtaaagaatgtggaaaaacctTTATTTTCCATTCAAGCATTCGAAGACACATGGTAATGCACAAAGGGGATGGaccttataaatgtaaattttgtggGAAAGCCTTCCATTGTTTCAGTTTATGTCTTATCCATGAAAGAACACAtgctggagagaaaccatatgaatgtaaacaatgtggtaAATCCTTTAGTTATTCTGCTACCCTTCAAATACATGAAAGAACTCACACTGGGgagaagccctatgaatgtaGCAAATGTGATAAAGCATTTCATAGTTCCAGTTCCTATCATAGACATGAAAGGAGTCACATAGGGGAGAAGCCTTATCAATGCAAAGAATGTGGAAAAGCATTCGCGTATACCAGTTCTGTTCGTAGACATGAAAAGACCCACTCTGGGAAAAAGACGTATGAATGTAAGCAATATGGGGAAGCCTTATCCTATCTTACAAGTTTTCAAACACACAGAATGAACTCTGGAGAAAGACCTTATAAATGTAAGATATGTGAGAAAGGCTTTTATTCTGCCAAGTCAtttcaaagacatgaaaaaactcacactggagagaaacgcTATAAATGCAACCAATGTGGTAAAGCTTTCAATCTTTCCAGTTCCTTTCGATATCATGAAAggattcacactggagagaaaccctatgagtgtaaggagtgtgggaaagccttcagatcTGCCTCACAGCTTCGAGTGCACGGTgggactcacactggagagaaaccctatgaatgtaaggaatgtgggaaagccttcagatcTACCTCACACCTTCGAGTGCATGGTAGgactcatactggagagaaaccctatgaatgtaaggaatgtgggaaagccttcagatATGTGAAGTACCTTCAAATTCATGAAAGGACAGAAAAACACATAAGAATGCCCTCTGGAGAAAAGACCTTATAA
- the LOC101021960 gene encoding zinc finger protein 700 isoform X5: MLETFRNLTSIGKKWKDQNIEYEYKIPRRSFRSLIEEKVNEIKEDSHCGETFTQVPDDRLNFQEKQTSPEVKSCDSFVCGEVGIGNSSFNMNIRGDIGHKAYEYQEYGPKPYKCQQPKNKKTFRYRPYIRTQERDRTGEKPYACKECGKTFIFHSSIRRHMVMHKGDGPYKCKFCGKAFHCFSLCLIHERTHAGEKPYECKQCGKSFSYSATLQIHERTHTGEKPYECSKCDKAFHSSSSYHRHERSHIGEKPYQCKECGKAFAYTSSVRRHEKTHSGKKTYECKQYGEALSYLTSFQTHRMNSGERPYKCKICEKGFYSAKSFQRHEKTHTGEKRYKCNQCGKAFNLSSSFRYHERIHTGEKPYECKECGKAFRSASQLRVHGGTHTGEKPYECKECGKAFRSTSHLRVHGRTHTGEKPYECKECGKAFRYVKYLQIHERTEKHIRMPSGEKTL, translated from the exons ATGCTGGAAACTTTCAGGAACCTGACCTCTATAG gaaaaaagtGGAAAGACCAGAACATTGAATATGAGTACAAAATCCCCAGAAGAAGCTTCAG GAGTCTCATAGAAGAGAAAGTcaatgaaattaaagaagacagtCATTGTGGAGAAACTTTTACCCAGGTTCCAGATGACAGGCTGAACTTCCAGGAGAAACAAACTTCTCCTGAAGTAAAATCATGTGACAGCTTTGTGTGTGGTGAAGTTGGCATAGGTAACTCATCTTTTAATATGAACATCAGAGGTGACATTGGACACAAGGCATATGAGTATCAGGAATATGGACCAAAGCCATATAAGTGTCAACAACCTAAGAATAAGAAAACCTTCAGGTATCGACCCTACATTAGAACACAAGAAAGGGATcgcactggagagaaaccctatgcttgtaaagaatgtggaaaaacctTTATTTTCCATTCAAGCATTCGAAGACACATGGTAATGCACAAAGGGGATGGaccttataaatgtaaattttgtggGAAAGCCTTCCATTGTTTCAGTTTATGTCTTATCCATGAAAGAACACAtgctggagagaaaccatatgaatgtaaacaatgtggtaAATCCTTTAGTTATTCTGCTACCCTTCAAATACATGAAAGAACTCACACTGGGgagaagccctatgaatgtaGCAAATGTGATAAAGCATTTCATAGTTCCAGTTCCTATCATAGACATGAAAGGAGTCACATAGGGGAGAAGCCTTATCAATGCAAAGAATGTGGAAAAGCATTCGCGTATACCAGTTCTGTTCGTAGACATGAAAAGACCCACTCTGGGAAAAAGACGTATGAATGTAAGCAATATGGGGAAGCCTTATCCTATCTTACAAGTTTTCAAACACACAGAATGAACTCTGGAGAAAGACCTTATAAATGTAAGATATGTGAGAAAGGCTTTTATTCTGCCAAGTCAtttcaaagacatgaaaaaactcacactggagagaaacgcTATAAATGCAACCAATGTGGTAAAGCTTTCAATCTTTCCAGTTCCTTTCGATATCATGAAAggattcacactggagagaaaccctatgagtgtaaggagtgtgggaaagccttcagatcTGCCTCACAGCTTCGAGTGCACGGTgggactcacactggagagaaaccctatgaatgtaaggaatgtgggaaagccttcagatcTACCTCACACCTTCGAGTGCATGGTAGgactcatactggagagaaaccctatgaatgtaaggaatgtgggaaagccttcagatATGTGAAGTACCTTCAAATTCATGAAAGGACAGAAAAACACATAAGAATGCCCTCTGGAGAAAAGACCTTATAA
- the LOC101021960 gene encoding zinc finger protein 700 isoform X3: protein MFQDPVAFEDVAVNFTQEEWTLLDISQKNLFREVMLETFRNLTSIGKKWKDQNIEYEYKIPRRSFRSLIEEKVNEIKEDSHCGETFTQVPDDRLNFQEKQTSPEVKSCDSFVCGEVGIGNSSFNMNIRGDIGHKAYEYQEYGPKPYKCQQPKNKKTFRYRPYIRTQERDRTGEKPYACKECGKTFIFHSSIRRHMVMHKGDGPYKCKFCGKAFHCFSLCLIHERTHAGEKPYECKQCGKSFSYSATLQIHERTHTGEKPYECSKCDKAFHSSSSYHRHERSHIGEKPYQCKECGKAFAYTSSVRRHEKTHSGKKTYECKQYGEALSYLTSFQTHRMNSGERPYKCKICEKGFYSAKSFQRHEKTHTGEKRYKCNQCGKAFNLSSSFRYHERIHTGEKPYECKECGKAFRSASQLRVHGGTHTGEKPYECKECGKAFRSTSHLRVHGRTHTGEKPYECKECGKAFRYVKYLQIHERTEKHIRMPSGEKTL from the exons ATGTTTCAGGACCCAGTGGCCTTTGAGGATGTGGCTGTGAACTTCACCCAGGAAGAGTGGACTTTGCTGGATATTTCCCAGAAGAATCTCTTCAGGGAAGTGATGCTGGAAACTTTCAGGAACCTGACCTCTATAG gaaaaaagtGGAAAGACCAGAACATTGAATATGAGTACAAAATCCCCAGAAGAAGCTTCAG GAGTCTCATAGAAGAGAAAGTcaatgaaattaaagaagacagtCATTGTGGAGAAACTTTTACCCAGGTTCCAGATGACAGGCTGAACTTCCAGGAGAAACAAACTTCTCCTGAAGTAAAATCATGTGACAGCTTTGTGTGTGGTGAAGTTGGCATAGGTAACTCATCTTTTAATATGAACATCAGAGGTGACATTGGACACAAGGCATATGAGTATCAGGAATATGGACCAAAGCCATATAAGTGTCAACAACCTAAGAATAAGAAAACCTTCAGGTATCGACCCTACATTAGAACACAAGAAAGGGATcgcactggagagaaaccctatgcttgtaaagaatgtggaaaaacctTTATTTTCCATTCAAGCATTCGAAGACACATGGTAATGCACAAAGGGGATGGaccttataaatgtaaattttgtggGAAAGCCTTCCATTGTTTCAGTTTATGTCTTATCCATGAAAGAACACAtgctggagagaaaccatatgaatgtaaacaatgtggtaAATCCTTTAGTTATTCTGCTACCCTTCAAATACATGAAAGAACTCACACTGGGgagaagccctatgaatgtaGCAAATGTGATAAAGCATTTCATAGTTCCAGTTCCTATCATAGACATGAAAGGAGTCACATAGGGGAGAAGCCTTATCAATGCAAAGAATGTGGAAAAGCATTCGCGTATACCAGTTCTGTTCGTAGACATGAAAAGACCCACTCTGGGAAAAAGACGTATGAATGTAAGCAATATGGGGAAGCCTTATCCTATCTTACAAGTTTTCAAACACACAGAATGAACTCTGGAGAAAGACCTTATAAATGTAAGATATGTGAGAAAGGCTTTTATTCTGCCAAGTCAtttcaaagacatgaaaaaactcacactggagagaaacgcTATAAATGCAACCAATGTGGTAAAGCTTTCAATCTTTCCAGTTCCTTTCGATATCATGAAAggattcacactggagagaaaccctatgagtgtaaggagtgtgggaaagccttcagatcTGCCTCACAGCTTCGAGTGCACGGTgggactcacactggagagaaaccctatgaatgtaaggaatgtgggaaagccttcagatcTACCTCACACCTTCGAGTGCATGGTAGgactcatactggagagaaaccctatgaatgtaaggaatgtgggaaagccttcagatATGTGAAGTACCTTCAAATTCATGAAAGGACAGAAAAACACATAAGAATGCCCTCTGGAGAAAAGACCTTATAA